In a single window of the Raphanus sativus cultivar WK10039 chromosome 9, ASM80110v3, whole genome shotgun sequence genome:
- the LOC108826185 gene encoding vegetative cell wall protein gp1, with translation MEPQETEPPPRKQLRQPPSVPFVWEERPGFPKKNWQPSLATFVPSPPPLPPPIPVPVKLVTSVPFRWEETPGKPVPYSTTDPPKLPQPPSETVTTPHPLPPPVPVPVKLVTSVPFDWEQTPGQPYPCFVDFNPRDPMDQPLPLPPPPMYDTGEVETSSDTYDDASSDSFSSVPISGAIAVDDNLTSPGYESDDSASSYMTGASSLVGASFLEKIFPRLLPQEKVEAAGSEGARDSTRPLHEEVKLTEDSDNMKIGLPVKIPQTLGELIMLSRKRSYMRRAVAMRKYNPSMEFTKSGAERFCNQMIQGHEWKKYQPRLKLL, from the exons ATGGAACCTCAAGAAACAGAGCCACCACCTCGAAAACAACTTAGACAGCCTCCTTCTGTGCCTTTTGTTTGGGAAGAACGACCTGGCTTCCCAAAGAAGAACTGGCAACCTTCATTAGCCACTTTCGtgccttctcctcctcctcttcctccccCTATACCAGTCCCGGTGAAGCTGGTCACTTCGGTTCCTTTTCGTTGGGAAGAGACTCCTGGTAAACCGGTCCCTTATTCCACAACCGACCCACCTAAGCTTCCACAGCCACCTTCAGAAACCGTCACGACTCCTCATCCGTTACCACCTCCGGTTCCAGTTCCGGTTAAGCTGGTTACCTCGGTTCCATTCGACTGGGAACAAACTCCTGGACAACCATACCCTTGCTTTGTTGATTTCAACCCACGTGACCCGATGGATCAACCGCTACCACTACCACCACCTCCCATGTACGATACTGGTGAGGTTGAAACCAGCAGCGATACTTATGATGACGCAAGCAGTGACTCCTTCAGCTCTGTACCCATATCAGGTGCTATTGCTGTGGATGACAACCTGACATCTCCAGGTTATGAATCTGATGACAGTGCGAGCAGCTACATGACAGGAGCTTCCAGCCTCGTGGGAGCTTCCTTCTTGGAAAAGATCTTTCCACGTCTTCTCCCACAGGAAAAGGTTGAAGCGGCTGGTTCTGAGGGTGCTCGGGACTCTACTCGTCCATTGCATGAAGAGGTGAAGCTTACTGAAGATTCTGATAACATGAAGATTGGCTTACCTGTGAAGATACCGCAGACACTCGGGGAGCTGATAATGCTGAGTAGAAAGAGAAGCTATATGAGAAGAGCTGTTGCAATGAGAAAATACAATCCTTCCATG GAATTTACAAAGAGTGGAGCTGAGAGATTCTGCAACCAAATGATACAAGGACATGAATGGAAAAAATACCAACCGAGGCTGAAGCTTCTTTAG